The genomic window TGCCAATGGTGATGTTAGCTATACAGGCACAGGGACAGATTTTTTTTATATGGCTGATTTACAAGTCGATATAGGGTCTTCAATAAAAGGGTATGCACCTTTAACATCTGATAATAAGCCGATTTTAAAAACATTTACATCTGGCGATTATTACGGTGTTCGCATAAAGATAACCCCAGGTGGAAGCATCAGGCCACAAATGGCTGTTGTCTATACCGGCGAGATTATGCAAATGCAAAGGAATATCTATGTTGGGCACACTCCAATTCCATATGCGCGTAGTATAAATGCGGTAAACAGGCTCAGTGAGTCAGGTCAGTTTTTAGGCCGTATAATTAAAGGTACTACGTACAAAAGTCAGGTTAAGATACAGCATATGACAAAGGATTGGTACCGATCAACGTTTGACACATTTGTTAAGGTCAGTAAAACCAAGCCGTTTTTCTATGCATGGAGGTTGACAGATTATGCTACAGAGATTGGGTATTGCTGGGTTATCGGAGGTGTTCCAGTGCCAGATAACACTGGGCCAAATGGTATGATGAGTGTTAGTTTCAACATTAGCGGATTAGCATGACCAAGGTTGTTACATTTGTCGAGATCGATGTGCCGATGTGCGGCTTGCAGTTCAGTGCAAGCCCTTGCGCTGCAGAGTATTCTACTTCAGATATCAATGATAGTATCCCCGGCTACAACGATGAGGGTTCCTCGTTTACAGGATTGACGTATAATGATGAGGGGACTACTTTTGCAAACTTGAGTTACAACGATGAGGGGCTACTGCCAGGTGGGGGTGAGTGTTTCAATTCGCTTAATACGTGCCAGGATGCTGGCCATTACAGCGAGATAACAAACACCGTCAGGTTTGGTTATGAAGACGCTGATGACCAAGGTAGCATAGATTATATACCATCTTTACAATCTGTGTCATACAGGCCACAACAGATAAGCCTTGAAGGTGATATGGGCGTTCGTGCAAGCATTACCTGTACGTTTCGTGACCATCGTGATTCAGACACACATGAGGCTGGGGATCCGTATTGGGCGCAAAGAGGGTATAATCCGTTTGAGCAAGGTACATTTTGGGGTAAATGGCTGGCTCGTCACTATCCGAAAATGCAGGGTGCCATTATCCGTTATATCGTTGGTAAAGAAGGGCAGAACATAGAAAATATGGAGTGCCGGACGTTTATCATTGAAAAGATAACTGGCCCTAATAAAAATGGGATGGTTTCAATAACGGCAAAAGACATTCTCAAGCTTGCTGATGACAAAAAGGCACAATGTCCGGTATTGAGTACTGGTAGGTTGAGTGCTGATTTAGCTGAGTCTGTAACATCAGCAACGCTTTCACCTTCAGGCGTTGGTGATGATGAATACCCTGCTACCGGGCATGTTGCGATAGGTGGGAAAGAGATTTGCAGTTTCACACGATCAGGTGATGTATTGACTTTAACACGGGCACAATTTAACACCGAAGCTTCAGCACATGATCGAAATGACATAGTGCAGTTGTGTAAAGAGTTTTTTGATGGTCCAAATGGTCTTGATCCGGCGGATATTATCTATGATTTGCTTGTCAATTATACAACAACACCAGCAAGTTGGATTAACTTAGCAGATTGGCAGCAAAAAACAAATGTCTATCTCAATGGGAGGCGTTACTACACTTTAGTAGCGGAGCCGACAAGCGTTAAAGATCTTATCAATGAATTGCTCGAGCAGGGAGGTTTAATTCTATATACAGATGATTTAAACCAAAAAATACGATTAGACGTTGTTAGGGAACTGACTACCCAAACTGAGCTATATGATGAAGACAATATTATATCAAACAGTTTTGACTGTAAAAAGCAGTTGGATAAACGGTTGTCGCAAGTGTGGGTTTGGTATGGGTTACGCAATCCATTAGAGCAGCTTGATGAAGGGATAAACTACAGAGCAGCAGTATCTCATGTTGATACGTTAGCTGAGACTCTGTATGGTGGACAACCGGCGATCAAAAAAATATACAGTAGATGGATAACTACTCGGCCTACAGGAACGGATTTGTGTTATAAGATGCTTTCGAGATTCCGAGATCCACCGTCATTAGTGCAATGGTCAGCTTGGCGGTTTGGCAAGAGCGTACCGGCTCTTGCCGGGCGGTATAATGTGTCGATGTGGGCGTTTCAGTCAGGGACCGGAGAACAGGTACCAGTGCCTGCTCAGGTCGTTAAAGCCACGCCGGGTGATGAATCTGTAAAGGTAGAAGCGCAAGAAATCAGCTGGCATACATATGACGATCAACCGGATCAGGGTTTGATGGTTGTCGTTACAAACGACGAGACTGATTATAATTTCCGGACCGAATACGATAAAGCATATGCAGCTCCTAAAAGCGGTGACATAGTTACCTGTTTGATCGAGTCAGGCGTAAAAATCGGTACAAGCACAAATACAGGTTTTGCATTCACTGTCGGCACATGGAGCGAGCCGGGGGTTATTCTTAAGATCATTAACAACGGCTACATAGTAGGTAAGGGTGGTGACGGAGGTAATTATCCCGGCTCAAAAGACGGCGAAGATGGAGCTGACGCTCTATATACTCGTCAACCGGTAACTATCATCAACAATGGCACTATCGCCGGAGGAGGTGGTGGTGGTGGTGTTGGTGTTGTAACCCTGTTGGGAGCAATGTATTCTTCGGGTGGCGGCGGTGGAGCAGGTTATCTCTTCGGTATCGGCGGGTCTGGGTACATGCATGATCAAGATGATAATTTAGGATCGGACGGGACAATTACAGAAGGGGGTTCGGCAGGATATGCTATACTCGGTGTACAAGGTGGTTCTGGCGGTGATCTTGGTCAAGATGGCTTCGACGGCTCGGGATTACTTTTTAATGGCGATGGCGGTCTAGCTGGTGTTGCTGTTGATGGCAACAGCTACGTCACATGGGAGGTAACAGGAACAATAGCAGGGTCACAAATAAATTAATATGGCAAGTGTAAATCCACAAAAGAAGCTTAGAGGAACGGCAAGCCAAAATGCTGCAGTAACGCTTGAAGAAGGGACAATCGTTTATTTAACAGATACCAAGCAGATTGCGGTGCATGATGGCAGTACAGCGGGGGGGACTGTATTTGATATTTTGCCTGTTCAGGTGTCAAGTGCAGAGAAAACTGCGGGGAATGAAACCGTGGTTAGAGGGTTCAGTCCTTTCGATATAAAAGATATGTCTGAAATGCATAGTAAATCTGCGTTTATATCGTATGCATTGCTGGCTGATCAAAAATCACAAGGAACAGACGGGGGAACGTTCACAAGTGGATCGGATCAAACAAGAGATTTAAATACTAAAAAAGCAGATCCTGACAATATTGTATCTCTGAGTAGTAATCAGTTTTCGCTTGCGGCTGGGTCTTATTTAATTAAATGGTCAACCCCTGTTTACGACGTTAATGCGCATCGTTCGAAATTATATGATGTAACAGGAGATAATACATACGTAGGTAGTTCAGAGTATGCGCCAAGTGGACAGAATGGTGCAAACAGAAGCTTTGGAATTGCACGTATAACAATATCAACAAGTACAACGTTTGAAATCCGACATAGGTGTGATGGGACAAAATCAAATATAGGGTTTGGTTTGTCATGTGATTATTCTGGGGAAGTGGAAGAATACACACAGGTAGAGATATATAAAGAGAAATAACGGTTAACAAATATGCAGGCACTGATAACGATAGTGATTCGTCAAGGCAAGTGCCACTTGTTACTGACTCTGCGTAACATGTAGGCCTGAGAGTTGGAAATGGGACATTTTTTGCAGGTTGCATATGTAGTCTGGTTTTTGTCTTTGTCAACACACCGGACTATATCATCACAATAATAGAATGCGGAATAAACTGAAAAAACCACGCGTGAACAATGCTTCTTAGGCACTCCAGTATACAACATTTCCATACTTGATGAGCATTGGCAAAACACCTCCAACAGTAAAGAAGCGCTCCAAACCAGGCTGTCTGCAAGTGGAGAAGAACCCGCAACACAATATTTCTCGGAATGCACGTTGTCGGTACCAAGAATAGCATCATGTTTTCTCCCGCAATACTTAGAAACTAGTGACAAATCGTTGCTGGAAAAGGTACCCCAGGAAGATTCAACAGGCACCCCGTGCACAGTATAAAAAATTTGGTGATGTTCTCGAGCTATAGATGATGTAAAGAAATAGCCAATGACCGTTACTATATGGACATTAGTCCTTCTATAGGTGTGCCAAAGCTGATAAATGAGAGTGCGGAATGGAAAAACCTGAATTATTCGGACTAATCATAAGTGGGATCGCGGGAATCATTACGAGTCTGCTTCACGCGCTTAAAAAGGGCGTGCAACATAACTGGAAAAAAGTGCTACTGCATTTCGGTCTTGGATTCTGTTCACTCTATATTGCGTATTTAGTCGGTGAAACTATGATGCTCGACAGTAAAGCGGTTTTAGTTGTTGGTTTTTTGTCCGGTCTGCTGAGTGACCGTCTCATCAACGAGATGTACAGACGCGAAGAAGAGATATACCGGCATTTTTTCACTCGAAAAAGACTGGACGAGAAAGAGGAAAAATAAGCATGGCGGAATTTCAGAAAGCCTATCTCGAGACAATCGGTGACGAAGGAGGGTTTACGCTACACAACGTTAGCGGTGATGCAGGTGGAGACACCTTTGCCGGCATAGCGAAAAACTACCATCCGGAATGGTCGGGATGGCCCCTCGTCCATGCAGGGAAAGGGCAAACCGAAGAATGCAGGGAACAGGTCAGAGCGTTTTACAAATCGAAGTACTGGGACGCCATGCGGGGTGACGAAATCGAGCATCAGGCCGTGGCAGAAACCATCTACAATTTTGGCATGAATAGTAGCATAAAAAAAAGCCTCATGTATTCACAATACTGCCTGGACTGTGAGCCGGATGGTGAAATCGGTCCAATAACATTAGGAGCGATAAACAAGATGTCGAGAGAAGAAATAGAATTGTTCGTGAGCCAGCACGTACTGATGAGAATAGGACATCGGCTGAAAAGAATATCCCAAAACCGAAGCCAATTAAAATTCATACGAGGATGGTTGAAGCGTGATCTAAGAATGCTCGATGATTTTATCAACGTCAATCAATACTTTGGAATACGGCAATGAGCATTTGGCCAGCAATCAAAGCCGGGTTTGGCTCGATAATCTCCCCAATTGCTGAACCGTTCAAAATTGCCCAAGAGCGAAAAAAAGAGGCCATTATACTCGATAAAGAAATACAGAAGATTAACGCTGAAGCTCGAAGGGAAGCAGCAAGAAATGGGCAAGTAGAGCAGAAAGATTGGGATAGAATAGCGCTTGAGAACAGTGCAAAATCCTGGAAAGACGAAGTGCTAATGATCCTCATGTACTTTCCGGTAGGGGCATTGTTTGTTTGTGCTATGTTTTGGCCTGAAAAAGTGCCAATCATTAAAGAGGCTGTAAGCGCTTTAGAGGATTTTCCTGTTTGGTATCAGATTATTTTATGGGGTATACTTGCATTTGTTTTTGGGTTGCGCTGGCTGATACAGCCTTTGATCGTGTGGATGGAAAGAAAATACAGAAACAGGGTAGTCGAGTAACCTTTTCAGAGGGAAATGTGTAAAGCTGGAAGAGTATGGGCCTGCTGTATATGAGCAGGCTTTTTTATTGCAAGGATTAATTCAGGGAATTAATAGATTGTCGGCATCGGTTTTTTTAAACTATACCAGAATCAAAAGAATACTTGTATTGACTTTTATTTGTACCTCAAATTATTGAAAGCCTTTTATGGTAGGGGTTTGTTGTATATATATTATATTTATGACCACATTCAACATGTGTTTGTTACTCAAAGTCAGCTAAAAGTTGTCCATGTCAAGACGTTTAAACAGATATATAATTTTCGGTGCTGTTTTTCTGATTTCCTTAGCACTTTTGGTTACTGATGTGCAATCAAAGACAGCGGCCATACCTCATGGTGAAGTTGCGCTCAAAGCTTCTCCTGTTCAGGAGGAAGCGGAGAGGTATCTCAGCCGTTACCTCATGCAGTATCATTTTCGGCGGGTGCCGATTAACGATTCTCTTTCCCAGGAGGTGCTTTCGCGTTTTCTCGATCAGCTCGATGAAACCAGGAGTTACTTTTTGGCATCACAGGTAGAGTCATTTCAGAAAGAGATCGGCAATTCTATAGATGATGAGTTCCTTGCCGGTAAGGTCGATGCCGGGTTCATGGTCTATGGTACGTTTCTGAATCAGGCGAAACAGAAAATGCGGTTCATGATCGACCTGCTCGATACCGCCCGTTTCGATTTCAGTGTGAGTGAAACCTTCAATCTCAAAAGCGAGGATATTGCATGGCCTTCCGATCAGGCCGAGCTTCAGGATCGCTGGAGAAAGGAAGCTAAATATCAGATCCTGAATCTGAAATATTCCGGAGAAGAGCCGGATGGAGAGCCTCGTGAAGTGCTTGTCAAACGCTATAAAAATCGTCTTTCTTTGCTTGAACAACAGAACGATGAAGATGCGTTTCGGGCATTCAACTATGCCCTGACGACATCATTCGACCCGCATACCAACTATTTTTCGCCGTTGGACTATGAGAACTTCCAGATCGATATGAGCCATTCGTTCGAAGGGATCGGTGCAAAACTTCAAAATGAAAACGAATATACGGTTGTCAATGAAGTGATTCCCGGTGGCCCCGCGTTCAGAGGTGATTTGCTCAAGAAAGGCGACAGGATCATTGGCGTGGGTCAGGGTACAAAAGGCAATGTTGTCGACATTGTCGGGTGGCGAGTCAACGATGTCGTCCGGATTATCCGTGGGAAGAAAGGATCGGTTGTACGCCTGAAGATTCTTCCTGTCAGTCAGGGAAACAAGGGACCCGCTAAGATTATTCAGATTGTCAGAGACGAGGTTAAGCTTGAAGAGCAGTCGGCACAAAAGGAAATCATCATCACCAACGGTCGAAAAATAGGGGTGATTACCGTACCGGCTTTTTATCTGGATTTCGAGGGTCAGAAACAAAAAAAGCCTGATTATAGCAGCACAAGCAGGGATGTCAGAAAAATTCTTGTGGAATTAAAAAAAGAAGGTGTTGAAGGAATTGTTCTGGATCTAAGGAATAACGGTGGCGGAGCTCTTGAAGAAGCGGTTAAGCTTACGGG from Prosthecochloris marina includes these protein-coding regions:
- a CDS encoding glycosyl hydrolase 108 family protein, encoding MAEFQKAYLETIGDEGGFTLHNVSGDAGGDTFAGIAKNYHPEWSGWPLVHAGKGQTEECREQVRAFYKSKYWDAMRGDEIEHQAVAETIYNFGMNSSIKKSLMYSQYCLDCEPDGEIGPITLGAINKMSREEIELFVSQHVLMRIGHRLKRISQNRSQLKFIRGWLKRDLRMLDDFINVNQYFGIRQ
- a CDS encoding carboxy terminal-processing peptidase, giving the protein MQSKTAAIPHGEVALKASPVQEEAERYLSRYLMQYHFRRVPINDSLSQEVLSRFLDQLDETRSYFLASQVESFQKEIGNSIDDEFLAGKVDAGFMVYGTFLNQAKQKMRFMIDLLDTARFDFSVSETFNLKSEDIAWPSDQAELQDRWRKEAKYQILNLKYSGEEPDGEPREVLVKRYKNRLSLLEQQNDEDAFRAFNYALTTSFDPHTNYFSPLDYENFQIDMSHSFEGIGAKLQNENEYTVVNEVIPGGPAFRGDLLKKGDRIIGVGQGTKGNVVDIVGWRVNDVVRIIRGKKGSVVRLKILPVSQGNKGPAKIIQIVRDEVKLEEQSAQKEIIITNGRKIGVITVPAFYLDFEGQKQKKPDYSSTSRDVRKILVELKKEGVEGIVLDLRNNGGGALEEAVKLTGLFIPEGPVVQIKNSHGGMTVLRDKEVDVAYDGPLAVLVNRYSASASEILAAAIQDYGRGVVIGGRTFGKGTVQSILKINRPFNFFYKKNDDLGQVKLTIAKFYRVSGESTQNLGVTPDIKIPSFIDTEVVGEDAYPSSLQWDVVSATDHLKTGWLSGDDIKVLNEKYHERVDKDSLYVRYLEDLDLLSSFRKKEFISLYEPDFKVEMDRIQGFDAQWNEEDDPDILLTQSAAVVADMADLSGKSMAEREVAPLQVNGK